In Vibrio sp. 10N, the following proteins share a genomic window:
- the tsaD gene encoding tRNA (adenosine(37)-N6)-threonylcarbamoyltransferase complex transferase subunit TsaD — protein sequence MRILGIETSCDETGIAIYDDEKGLLSHQLYSQVKLHADYGGVVPELASRDHVKKTIPLIKKALADADLTPKDIDGVAYTAGPGLVGALLVGTTIGRSIAYAWGVPAVPVHHMEGHLLAPMLEDNPPPFPFVALLVSGGHSMIVEVKGIGEYQILGESIDDAAGEAFDKTAKLMGLDYPGGPLLSKLADKGTPGRFKFPRPMTDRPGLDMSFSGLKTFAANTIAANDDSEQTRADIAYAFQEAVCETLAIKCKRALKQTGMKRIVIAGGVSANRFLRKELEALANKMGGEVYYPRTEFCTDNGAMIAYAGMQRLKNGEAAELSVEATPRWPIDQLSPIKG from the coding sequence ATGCGCATTCTAGGTATTGAAACCTCTTGTGATGAAACTGGCATCGCAATCTATGATGATGAGAAAGGACTGTTGTCTCATCAACTTTATAGCCAGGTAAAACTGCACGCCGATTACGGCGGTGTGGTTCCTGAATTGGCATCACGCGATCACGTGAAAAAAACGATCCCATTGATCAAAAAAGCACTCGCAGACGCGGATCTTACTCCAAAAGACATCGATGGCGTGGCGTATACCGCAGGTCCGGGCTTGGTTGGGGCATTATTAGTAGGGACAACCATCGGCCGCAGCATTGCTTACGCTTGGGGCGTGCCAGCGGTACCTGTGCACCATATGGAAGGCCATCTTCTAGCGCCTATGCTTGAGGACAATCCACCGCCATTCCCATTTGTGGCACTGTTGGTGTCTGGTGGTCATAGCATGATCGTTGAAGTTAAAGGCATCGGTGAATATCAGATCCTTGGTGAGTCTATTGATGATGCTGCAGGCGAAGCGTTTGATAAAACGGCAAAACTGATGGGGCTTGATTACCCAGGTGGTCCGCTGCTGTCTAAGCTTGCTGATAAAGGCACGCCAGGCCGCTTTAAGTTCCCACGCCCGATGACGGATCGTCCTGGTCTAGACATGAGCTTCTCAGGTCTTAAAACCTTTGCTGCGAATACCATTGCTGCTAACGATGACAGCGAGCAAACTCGTGCTGATATCGCTTATGCATTCCAAGAAGCAGTATGTGAGACGTTAGCGATCAAATGTAAGCGCGCACTTAAGCAAACCGGTATGAAACGCATCGTGATTGCTGGTGGCGTGAGTGCTAACCGTTTCTTGCGTAAAGAGCTGGAAGCGTTAGCCAATAAGATGGGTGGTGAAGTTTACTATCCGCGCACGGAATTCTGTACCGACAACGGTGCGATGATTGCCTATGCGGGTATGCAGCGTTTGAAAAATGGTGAAGCCGCTGAGCTTTCAGTTGAAGCGACACCGCGCTGGCCAATTGATCAGCTAAGCCCGATCAAAGGCTAG
- the rpsU gene encoding 30S ribosomal protein S21, with the protein MPVVKVRENEPFDVALRRFKRSCEKAGILSEVRRREHYEKPTTVRKRAKAAAQKRHAKKLARENARRVRLY; encoded by the coding sequence ATGCCAGTAGTTAAAGTACGTGAAAACGAACCGTTCGACGTTGCACTACGTCGTTTCAAGCGCTCTTGCGAAAAAGCAGGTATCCTTTCTGAAGTGCGTCGTCGTGAGCACTATGAAAAACCAACTACAGTTCGCAAACGCGCTAAAGCAGCAGCTCAAAAGCGTCACGCTAAGAAGCTAGCTCGCGAAAACGCTCGTCGCGTTCGCCTGTACTAA
- a CDS encoding GatB/YqeY domain-containing protein encodes MALIDKLKEEQKLAMKAKDKLRLGTIRLALAAIKQREVDEQITLGEDDILAVLTKMVKQRRDSVTQFEAAGRQDLAEAEQAEIAVLEDFMPQPLTDDEVAALIDSAITESGAAGMQDMGKVMGVLKPQIQGRADMGKVSGLVRAKLA; translated from the coding sequence ATGGCTCTGATTGATAAACTCAAAGAAGAGCAAAAATTAGCGATGAAAGCCAAGGACAAATTGCGCCTTGGTACTATTCGTTTAGCCTTAGCAGCCATTAAGCAACGTGAAGTCGACGAACAGATCACTCTGGGCGAAGATGACATTCTTGCTGTGCTGACTAAAATGGTTAAACAGCGTCGCGACTCTGTAACGCAGTTTGAAGCAGCGGGTCGTCAAGACCTTGCTGAAGCTGAGCAAGCTGAAATTGCCGTACTTGAGGACTTTATGCCTCAACCACTGACCGATGATGAAGTTGCAGCACTAATCGATAGTGCCATTACCGAATCTGGTGCAGCGGGCATGCAAGACATGGGTAAGGTAATGGGCGTGCTTAAGCCGCAAATTCAAGGCCGTGCAGATATGGGTAAGGTTAGTGGTCTAGTTCGCGCTAAACTCGCTTAA
- the dnaG gene encoding DNA primase — MAGIIPRSFIDDLLARLDIVDVIDTRVKLKKQGKNYGACCPFHNEKTPSFSVSQEKQFYHCFGCGVHGNAIDFLMEYERLEFVEAIEELASSLGLDVPREQRSGQPGNFSKGPTANSEQKRSLYDLMGTIGQYYRDQLKVSTNKVAIEYLKGRGLSGEIVQKFGIGYVADEWDSVRKSFGQQKATQDMLVSGGMLIENDKGNRYDRFRGRIMFPIRDRRGRVIGFGGRVLGDGTPKYLNSPETPIFHKGKELYGLYEVLQAYREPPQVLVVEGYMDVVALAQYGVDYSVASLGTSTTGDHLQVLFRQTSTVVCCYDGDRAGRDAAWRAMENALPYLNDGRQLKFMFLPDGEDPDSFIRQNGKDAFETEVQNAMPLSEFMFSSLMQQVDTRTKEGMAKLSTLAVPLIDKVPGGTLRLYLRELLGRKLGLVDERQLQQLIDKQGQQETRAQPHKEIKRTPMREVIALLLQNPSYAEMVPDLSTVRDLSLPGLNLFVEVVDKCQAHPHMTTGQLLEQWRGSSNEALLSRLASWVIPLDDDNQEDVFIDSLDKILSQCIEKQIENLQAKERSVGLSVEEKRELLALMLDLKA, encoded by the coding sequence ATGGCAGGAATAATCCCTCGTAGCTTCATTGATGACCTTCTCGCTCGGCTTGATATTGTCGACGTCATTGACACGCGCGTAAAACTTAAAAAACAAGGCAAGAACTACGGTGCTTGCTGCCCTTTCCATAACGAAAAGACCCCTTCTTTCAGCGTCAGCCAAGAGAAACAGTTCTACCATTGCTTTGGCTGTGGTGTACATGGCAATGCCATCGACTTTCTCATGGAGTACGAACGTCTCGAGTTCGTAGAAGCGATTGAAGAGCTGGCATCATCGTTAGGTTTGGATGTTCCTAGAGAGCAGCGCAGTGGACAACCGGGTAATTTCTCCAAAGGGCCTACCGCCAATAGCGAACAAAAACGATCTTTATATGATCTTATGGGAACGATCGGCCAGTACTATCGCGATCAACTTAAAGTTTCCACCAACAAAGTCGCTATAGAGTATCTAAAGGGCCGCGGACTCTCTGGAGAGATTGTCCAAAAGTTTGGTATCGGCTACGTCGCTGACGAATGGGACAGTGTACGTAAGAGCTTTGGTCAGCAAAAAGCCACGCAAGACATGTTGGTGTCTGGCGGTATGCTGATTGAAAACGACAAGGGTAATCGTTATGACCGTTTTCGCGGTCGTATCATGTTCCCTATCCGTGACCGACGCGGACGAGTAATTGGTTTTGGTGGTCGCGTTTTGGGCGACGGCACACCAAAATATCTCAACTCACCAGAAACACCGATCTTTCATAAAGGCAAAGAGCTTTATGGCCTATATGAGGTCCTGCAAGCGTATCGCGAGCCACCTCAGGTTTTAGTCGTCGAAGGCTATATGGATGTGGTCGCTCTGGCGCAGTATGGCGTGGATTATTCGGTCGCCTCACTCGGCACCTCGACCACGGGCGATCATCTTCAAGTTTTGTTTCGTCAAACCAGCACCGTCGTGTGTTGTTACGATGGTGACCGAGCGGGTCGTGATGCTGCTTGGCGAGCAATGGAAAATGCACTGCCCTACCTCAATGATGGTAGACAATTGAAGTTCATGTTCCTACCGGATGGTGAGGATCCTGATTCATTCATTCGCCAAAATGGCAAAGACGCGTTTGAAACAGAAGTGCAAAACGCAATGCCACTGTCGGAGTTTATGTTCTCCTCGCTGATGCAGCAGGTCGATACACGAACCAAAGAAGGCATGGCAAAACTCAGTACATTGGCGGTGCCACTTATCGACAAAGTGCCTGGTGGCACATTGCGACTATACTTGAGAGAACTGCTCGGGCGTAAGTTGGGCTTGGTTGATGAAAGGCAACTTCAGCAGCTGATTGACAAGCAAGGTCAGCAAGAAACGCGAGCTCAGCCTCATAAAGAAATCAAACGCACGCCAATGCGTGAGGTCATCGCTCTACTTTTGCAAAATCCGAGCTATGCTGAAATGGTACCCGATCTGTCCACAGTGAGAGACTTATCACTGCCTGGGCTTAATTTATTTGTGGAAGTGGTTGATAAATGTCAAGCACATCCCCATATGACTACAGGCCAGCTATTAGAACAATGGCGTGGAAGTAGTAATGAGGCACTTCTGTCTCGTCTCGCAAGTTGGGTAATTCCGCTTGACGATGACAACCAAGAAGACGTATTTATCGATTCATTGGACAAAATATTGTCTCAATGCATTGAAAAGCAAATTGAAAACCTGCAGGCCAAAGAAAGAAGTGTCGGCTT